Proteins co-encoded in one Flavivirga eckloniae genomic window:
- a CDS encoding bifunctional helix-turn-helix transcriptional regulator/GNAT family N-acetyltransferase, with protein MDALRGYGELGLGSRLKRVSEYMMKETQVVYDHFNVDFDPYLFPIFKIIVNKNGVTNSEIQNALQFTQPAITQAINKLNDKGLIIYQSDKLDKRKKIISLSEKGNQILLKLKPIWKSIDKVIKEYTLESSSSLIEHLNILENKLNTKSFSSTIINNVKMNTTKALEIISFDKQYAKYFYELNVEWLKIFFYVEPYDEEVLSKPEQYIIDKGGHIFFAKLNDQIVGTVALMPIGNNGLFELTKMAVSPKHRGHKIGQQLMQHCIDYAKGMGLPKLVLYSNTKLENAIYIYRKYGFIEKPLEIDTPYKRSDIKMELVF; from the coding sequence ATGGATGCATTAAGAGGTTATGGAGAATTAGGACTAGGTTCGAGACTTAAAAGAGTGAGTGAATACATGATGAAAGAAACTCAAGTGGTTTACGATCATTTTAATGTAGATTTCGACCCCTATCTATTCCCTATATTTAAAATAATAGTTAATAAAAACGGGGTAACAAATTCTGAAATACAAAACGCTTTACAGTTTACACAACCTGCAATAACTCAAGCCATTAATAAACTAAACGACAAAGGTTTAATTATCTACCAATCAGATAAATTAGATAAACGAAAAAAAATTATTTCCTTATCAGAAAAGGGAAATCAGATACTATTAAAGTTAAAACCCATCTGGAAAAGTATTGATAAAGTTATTAAGGAATATACTTTAGAGAGTTCTTCTTCTTTAATAGAACATTTAAATATTTTAGAAAACAAACTTAACACTAAAAGTTTTAGTAGTACTATTATAAATAATGTAAAAATGAATACAACAAAAGCACTAGAAATTATTTCTTTTGATAAACAATATGCTAAATATTTCTATGAACTAAATGTGGAATGGTTAAAAATATTCTTTTATGTAGAGCCTTACGATGAAGAAGTTTTAAGTAAACCAGAACAATATATCATAGATAAAGGAGGCCATATCTTTTTTGCAAAACTAAATGATCAAATAGTTGGAACGGTCGCTTTAATGCCTATTGGCAATAATGGTCTTTTTGAATTAACAAAAATGGCTGTTTCCCCCAAGCATCGGGGTCATAAAATTGGGCAACAACTCATGCAGCATTGTATTGATTATGCCAAAGGAATGGGATTACCTAAACTAGTTCTCTATTCTAATACTAAGCTAGAGAATGCCATTTATATCTACAGAAAATATGGATTTATTGAAAAACCTTTGGAGATTGACACACCTTATAAACGAAGTGATATTAAAATGGAATTGGTGTTTTGA
- a CDS encoding lipocalin-like domain-containing protein encodes MKTLKLTLLTIITACLTFSCNSDDDSPAKSNAELIIGTWKWTEGTQDGVAETLTECDLLDTLTFTDTQISYASHEEGTAPCATANTFSDTYTIDGNIITSDIEIALTKTYEIITLNSTTLVLKFEETENNETNIYTNTFVK; translated from the coding sequence ATGAAAACCTTAAAACTTACATTACTAACAATTATTACAGCTTGTTTAACTTTTTCATGTAATAGTGATGATGATTCGCCAGCAAAAAGCAATGCAGAATTAATCATTGGGACATGGAAATGGACTGAAGGAACTCAGGATGGTGTTGCCGAAACACTAACAGAATGCGATTTATTAGATACACTTACTTTTACTGATACACAGATATCTTACGCATCTCATGAAGAAGGAACTGCTCCATGTGCAACGGCTAATACATTTAGTGATACATACACTATTGATGGTAATATTATAACTTCTGATATAGAAATAGCTCTTACTAAGACTTATGAAATAATTACGCTTAATTCAACAACATTGGTATTAAAGTTTGAAGAAACTGAGAATAACGAGACTAACATATATACAAATACGTTTGTAAAATAA
- a CDS encoding DUF4249 domain-containing protein, whose translation MKKTKRHIIYLILVNVIFNSCVEPINIDNSSTSEDVIVIEAIITNELKRHEIKISKTFELNQDGPSPESNAEVKIIDASQNVYNFNEDTPGKYISTSEFAATPNNTYQLSITTSKGDSYTSNPLTLTNETQIEDVNYTAETNENGTLGVSIFVNSFDPLGNSKYYRYEYEETYKIIAPYWSNLDAILTSATTFYTAQKTKEERVCYNSLSSTGIIQTETTKLSEDRVTQKLVRFIPANDFIITHRYSILVKQYVQSLESYTYFKTLNELSGSESLLSQNQPGFISSNIVSVNNPNQKVLGFFDVSSVSSKRIFFNFRDLFPFPEKRPAHIVPCELLAPRVNATNGNSLVEIIREGRLKYYTLNGEPPFEPPLIPDGGPYVMVIPKCGDCTTLGSNVVPDFWVE comes from the coding sequence ATGAAAAAAACAAAACGCCATATTATTTATCTAATTCTTGTAAATGTTATATTTAACAGTTGTGTAGAACCTATTAATATCGATAACAGTAGTACATCTGAAGATGTTATAGTTATAGAAGCTATAATAACAAATGAACTTAAACGTCATGAAATAAAAATATCAAAAACGTTTGAACTAAACCAAGACGGCCCCTCTCCAGAAAGCAATGCAGAAGTTAAGATTATTGATGCTTCACAAAACGTATATAATTTCAATGAGGATACACCTGGTAAATATATTTCTACATCAGAATTTGCAGCTACGCCTAATAATACCTATCAGTTATCCATAACTACTAGCAAAGGCGATTCGTATACCTCAAACCCATTAACTTTAACAAACGAAACTCAAATAGAGGATGTGAATTATACAGCAGAGACTAATGAGAACGGAACTTTGGGAGTTAGCATATTTGTAAACAGTTTTGATCCCCTAGGAAATTCTAAATATTATCGTTACGAATATGAAGAAACATATAAGATAATAGCTCCATACTGGTCTAACCTTGATGCTATTCTTACATCTGCTACAACATTTTATACTGCCCAAAAAACTAAAGAAGAAAGAGTATGCTACAATAGTTTATCTTCTACAGGTATTATACAAACAGAAACCACCAAGCTTTCCGAAGATCGTGTAACACAAAAACTAGTTAGGTTTATACCTGCAAATGATTTTATTATTACCCACAGATACAGCATTTTGGTAAAACAATATGTTCAATCATTAGAATCGTATACTTATTTTAAGACACTTAATGAGTTATCAGGTTCCGAAAGCTTACTTTCACAAAACCAGCCTGGCTTTATTAGTAGCAACATCGTTTCAGTTAATAATCCTAACCAAAAAGTACTAGGTTTTTTTGATGTATCATCGGTTTCCAGCAAAAGAATATTTTTTAATTTTCGAGATCTTTTTCCATTTCCCGAAAAACGTCCTGCCCATATAGTACCCTGCGAACTTTTAGCTCCTCGTGTTAACGCAACAAATGGCAATTCTTTAGTTGAAATTATTCGGGAAGGAAGGCTTAAATATTACACATTGAATGGCGAACCACCTTTCGAGCCTCCACTTATTCCCGATGGAGGTCCTTATGTTATGGTCATTCCAAAATGTGGAGACTGTACAACACTTGGAAGTAATGTAGTTCCTGACTTTTGGGTAGAATAA